GGATGGACCGGATGGGCCGGTCAATCAACCGGGGGATCCAGGCTCGCAGGTCGAAGGGCTCGCGGGCGAAGACGTCGTCCAGGTACAGCGTCTCGCCTTCGACTCCCGCGAACACCCAGGCGTCCGCTCCCAACTGGCGCAGGGGCCTCGAGAAGCCATTGGCCACGGGCCAGCTCGCCACCGTCCCGTAGCCCCGCGCGCCGAAGCGTTCCGTGGAGGGACGCCCTTCGCTGGAGAGCGTGGCGAGTCCAGCGCGCACTTCCGCGTCATCCAGATTGAGCGTGGGCGCGGGTGGGCCATCCGGCACGGCATCGTACGGGGTGGCGAACAACGTCTGCATTTGCGGCTGGAACCCGAAGCGCGGGTAGAACTGGCGCACCTTGGGGTTGGCGAAGAGCAGCACCGGCGCATCCCCACACGCGTCCAGCGCGACGTTCATGACCACGCGCGCAAGTCCCCGACCACGATGCGACGGCAAACACCCCACGGCTCCCAGCTGATGGGCCAGCACCTCGCGCCCTTCCAGCAGCAGGCGCATCCGCATCACGGAGGTGTTGGCCACCACGCGGCCGTCCTCAATCAGCGCGAACGCACGGTAGTCGTCGTTCCACTCTCCCCATGCACGCCAACGGCGGAAGTCCGCGCGGCGGAACACCTGAGGCACGTAGTCACAGAACAGCTCCTGCAACCCGGTATCGACCTGTCTGATTTCGGTGACCGCAACGGATTCCATCACACGCCCCCAATCAGCTTGAAAACTCAAT
The sequence above is drawn from the Corallococcus exiguus genome and encodes:
- a CDS encoding GNAT family N-acetyltransferase — encoded protein: MESVAVTEIRQVDTGLQELFCDYVPQVFRRADFRRWRAWGEWNDDYRAFALIEDGRVVANTSVMRMRLLLEGREVLAHQLGAVGCLPSHRGRGLARVVMNVALDACGDAPVLLFANPKVRQFYPRFGFQPQMQTLFATPYDAVPDGPPAPTLNLDDAEVRAGLATLSSEGRPSTERFGARGYGTVASWPVANGFSRPLRQLGADAWVFAGVEGETLYLDDVFAREPFDLRAWIPRLIDRPIRSIRFGFTPERYWPEAVTAGEDMEADLFVRNLRLSPEAHRFPIMAHT